One Sphingomonas sp. FARSPH DNA segment encodes these proteins:
- a CDS encoding efflux RND transporter permease subunit: MSRYFIDRPIFAYVLAIVTMLAGILAIRSLPIAQFPAIAPPAVSITATYPGADAQTLENTTTQIIEQQLKGIDNLRYFSSSSSSAGQATITLTFEQGTDPDIAQVQVQNKLQAATPLLPQEVQRQGLIVAKATQNFLMFVGLYSADGSHNDSDLSDYIVSKLQDPLARVNGVGDTIVFGSQYAMRVWVDPLKLNNYALTMADVTSAITAQNAQVSAGQIGAQPAPKEQMLNATVSVESRLTTPEQFAAIRLKSNTDGSVVRLRDVARVEIGAENYGFSSQWNGKPASGIGIKLAPGANALTTVAAVKERVNAIAKQFPSDVKVIYPYDTSPFVRLSVEQVVHTLVEAIILVFLVMFLFLQNWRATLIPTIAVPVVLLGTFGILAAAGYSINTLTLFGMVLAIGLLVDDAIVVVENVERLITTEHLSPKEAARKSMDEITGALIGIALVLSAVFLPMAFFGGSTGVIYRQFSITIVSAMVLSIAVALILTPALCATILKPHDANKVEGNGPLARFFRWFNDKFERGQVRYERGVVRTAKSWKRSMLVYLLIVLGMGFLFMRLPTGFLPDEDQGIMIALVQGPPGATTARTQKGLDTIRDHFLQKEGGNVQGVFTVNGFSFAGQGQNSGIAFIPLKEWSDRKGAANKAQAIAGRAMGTFSQFKDAMIFAVIPPAVQELGNATGFDLQLVDEAGIGHEKLVAARNMMLGMAMGDKSLTGVRPNALDDAPQLKIDVDQDKARALGLDLSTVNSTISTAWGGSYVNDFIDRGRVKRVYIQADEPYRQKPEDVGSFYVRGDSGTMAPFTAFSTLSWKQAPTQLTRYNGQPSMEILGAPAPGVSSGAAMKAMEAIQAKLPPGTGLEWTGLSYEERLSGGQAPALYGLSLLIVFLCLAALYESWSVPISVMLVVPLGILGAVLAATLTGLNNDIYLQVGLITTIGVSAKNAILIVEFAEERMAEGMKPFEAAVAAAKLRLRPILMTSLAFVFGVLPLAISTGAGAGGQNAIGRAVVGGMLSATILAIFFVPMFFVVVLRLFGQGGHAEPAAHDDPHGAPPHDGGTQDDTEGRPAPQGA; encoded by the coding sequence ATGTCGCGCTATTTCATCGATCGCCCGATCTTCGCCTATGTGCTGGCGATCGTCACGATGCTCGCGGGCATCCTGGCGATCCGCAGCCTGCCGATCGCGCAATTCCCCGCCATCGCACCCCCCGCGGTGTCGATCACCGCGACCTATCCGGGCGCCGACGCCCAGACGCTCGAAAATACCACGACGCAGATCATCGAGCAGCAGCTGAAGGGTATCGACAACCTTCGCTATTTCTCGTCGTCCTCCTCCTCGGCGGGTCAGGCGACGATCACGCTGACCTTCGAACAGGGCACCGATCCCGACATCGCGCAGGTGCAGGTGCAGAACAAGCTCCAGGCGGCGACGCCGCTGCTGCCGCAGGAGGTCCAGCGCCAGGGGCTGATCGTCGCCAAGGCGACGCAGAACTTCCTGATGTTCGTCGGCCTCTATTCGGCGGACGGCAGCCACAACGATTCTGACCTCTCCGACTATATCGTCTCGAAGCTTCAGGACCCGCTCGCGCGCGTCAACGGTGTCGGCGACACGATCGTGTTCGGCTCGCAATATGCGATGCGCGTCTGGGTCGATCCACTGAAGCTCAACAATTACGCGCTGACGATGGCGGACGTGACGTCGGCGATCACTGCGCAGAACGCGCAGGTGTCGGCGGGCCAGATCGGCGCGCAGCCCGCGCCCAAGGAACAGATGCTCAACGCCACCGTATCGGTGGAATCGCGTCTGACCACGCCGGAGCAATTCGCCGCGATCCGGCTGAAGAGCAACACCGACGGCTCGGTCGTCCGTCTTCGCGACGTCGCGCGGGTCGAGATCGGCGCGGAGAATTACGGCTTCTCGTCGCAATGGAACGGCAAGCCCGCGTCGGGCATCGGTATCAAGCTCGCCCCCGGCGCCAACGCGCTGACCACGGTCGCCGCGGTCAAGGAACGCGTCAACGCGATCGCCAAGCAATTCCCGTCCGACGTCAAGGTCATCTACCCCTACGACACCTCGCCGTTCGTGCGCCTGTCGGTGGAGCAGGTCGTCCATACCTTGGTCGAGGCGATCATCCTCGTCTTCCTCGTCATGTTCCTGTTCCTGCAGAACTGGCGGGCGACGCTGATCCCGACGATCGCAGTGCCTGTCGTGCTGCTCGGCACCTTCGGCATCCTCGCCGCGGCCGGCTATTCGATCAACACGCTGACCTTGTTCGGCATGGTGCTCGCCATCGGCCTGCTCGTCGACGACGCGATCGTCGTGGTCGAGAACGTCGAACGCCTCATCACCACCGAACACCTGTCGCCGAAGGAAGCGGCGCGTAAGTCGATGGACGAGATCACCGGCGCGCTGATCGGCATCGCGCTGGTGCTGTCGGCGGTTTTCCTGCCGATGGCGTTCTTCGGCGGTTCGACGGGCGTCATCTATCGCCAGTTCTCGATCACGATCGTCTCGGCGATGGTCCTGTCGATCGCGGTCGCGCTGATCCTGACGCCGGCGCTCTGTGCGACGATCCTGAAGCCGCACGATGCCAATAAGGTCGAGGGTAACGGTCCGCTTGCGCGCTTCTTCCGCTGGTTCAACGACAAGTTCGAACGCGGCCAGGTCCGCTACGAACGCGGCGTCGTGCGCACCGCGAAGAGCTGGAAGCGCTCGATGCTCGTCTACCTGCTGATCGTGCTCGGCATGGGCTTCCTGTTCATGCGTCTGCCGACGGGCTTCCTGCCCGACGAGGATCAGGGAATCATGATCGCGCTGGTCCAGGGCCCGCCGGGCGCCACCACCGCGCGCACGCAAAAGGGCCTCGACACGATCCGCGACCACTTCCTGCAAAAGGAGGGCGGCAACGTCCAGGGCGTGTTCACCGTCAACGGCTTCAGCTTCGCCGGCCAGGGCCAGAACAGCGGCATCGCCTTCATCCCGCTCAAGGAATGGAGCGACCGCAAGGGCGCTGCGAACAAGGCGCAGGCGATCGCGGGCCGGGCGATGGGGACCTTCTCGCAGTTCAAGGACGCGATGATCTTCGCGGTCATCCCGCCCGCGGTGCAGGAACTGGGTAACGCCACCGGCTTTGACCTGCAGCTCGTCGACGAAGCAGGAATCGGGCACGAGAAGCTCGTCGCCGCGCGCAACATGATGCTGGGCATGGCGATGGGCGACAAGTCGCTCACCGGCGTGCGCCCCAACGCGCTCGACGATGCGCCGCAGCTCAAGATCGACGTCGACCAGGACAAGGCGCGCGCGCTCGGGCTCGACCTGTCGACCGTCAACAGCACGATCTCGACCGCCTGGGGCGGGTCGTACGTCAACGATTTCATCGATCGCGGCCGCGTCAAGCGCGTCTATATCCAGGCGGACGAGCCGTACCGGCAGAAGCCGGAGGATGTCGGCAGCTTCTACGTGCGCGGCGACAGCGGCACGATGGCGCCGTTCACCGCCTTTTCCACGCTGTCGTGGAAGCAGGCCCCGACGCAGCTGACGCGCTACAACGGCCAGCCGTCGATGGAGATCCTGGGTGCGCCGGCGCCCGGCGTATCGTCCGGCGCCGCGATGAAGGCGATGGAGGCGATCCAGGCGAAGCTGCCACCTGGCACCGGGCTCGAATGGACGGGCCTCAGCTACGAGGAACGCCTCTCGGGCGGCCAGGCGCCGGCACTCTACGGCCTGTCGCTGCTGATCGTCTTCCTGTGCCTTGCCGCGCTCTACGAAAGCTGGTCGGTGCCGATCTCGGTGATGCTCGTCGTGCCGCTCGGCATCCTCGGCGCGGTGCTCGCCGCGACGCTGACCGGGCTCAACAACGACATCTACCTCCAGGTCGGCCTGATCACGACGATCGGCGTGTCGGCGAAGAACGCGATCCTGATTGTCGAATTCGCCGAGGAACGGATGGCGGAAGGGATGAAGCCGTTCGAAGCCGCGGTCGCGGCGGCGAAGCTGCGCCTGCGGCCGATCCTGATGACGTCGCTGGCCTTCGTCTTCGGCGTGCTGCCGCTGGCGATCTCGACCGGCGCGGGCGCAGGCGGCCAGAATGCGATCGGCCGCGCGGTGGTCGGCGGCATGCTGTCGGCGACGATCCTCGCGATCTTCTTCGTGCCGATGTTCTTCGTCGTCGTCCTGCGCCTGTTCGGGCAGGGCGGCCACGCGGAGCCGGCGGCCCACGACGATCCCCATGGCGCGCCGCCGCATGACGGTGGCACGCAGGACGACACTGAGGGGCGGCCCGCCCCGCAGGGAGCGTGA
- a CDS encoding ATP-binding cassette domain-containing protein, which translates to MSDIVLSDAVVVRGGRRVVDGIDLTISAGTWFGVIGANGSGKTSLLRALAGRLAFAGGACLIDGRDLVADRAARARGLGFALPADRLPDRLRGYEVLDFARGAAPIDESRLAALWSALGIADLRNRWVGDCSAGMRQRLAIAAAFVGGHRCIVLDEPFNWLDPVAGYDLRQVLRSMVEDGWTLVTALHDLTMLAGSCDAGVMLADGRVAATLDGDRLREAAIDPRAFEKTMIDRLRGVRQR; encoded by the coding sequence ATGAGTGATATCGTGCTTTCGGATGCGGTGGTCGTGCGTGGCGGCCGCCGGGTCGTCGATGGCATCGACCTGACGATATCAGCTGGCACCTGGTTCGGCGTCATCGGCGCCAATGGCTCGGGCAAGACCAGTCTGCTCCGCGCGCTTGCGGGTCGATTGGCCTTTGCCGGGGGCGCGTGCCTGATCGACGGCCGCGATCTGGTGGCGGATCGTGCCGCCCGTGCCCGCGGTCTGGGCTTCGCTCTGCCCGCCGATCGCTTGCCCGACCGTTTGCGCGGGTATGAAGTGCTCGACTTCGCGCGGGGCGCCGCGCCGATCGACGAATCCCGCTTGGCCGCGCTATGGAGCGCGCTTGGTATCGCCGACCTCCGCAACCGCTGGGTTGGCGACTGTTCGGCGGGCATGCGACAACGGCTCGCCATCGCCGCCGCGTTCGTCGGCGGCCATCGTTGCATCGTTCTGGACGAGCCGTTCAACTGGCTCGATCCGGTCGCCGGTTACGATCTGCGGCAGGTCTTGCGGTCGATGGTTGAGGATGGCTGGACGCTCGTCACCGCGCTGCATGACCTCACCATGCTGGCGGGATCGTGCGACGCCGGGGTGATGCTCGCCGACGGGCGCGTCGCCGCGACGCTCGACGGCGACCGATTGCGTGAGGCGGCGATCGATCCCCGGGCCTTCGAGAAGACGATGATCGATCGCCTGCGCGGCGTCCGCCAACGATAG
- a CDS encoding efflux RND transporter periplasmic adaptor subunit, whose amino-acid sequence MMNSRHGVVALALVLAACGKGGEQPPQQQGAQGPTPVGYVAVTTQPVRLTSELPGRTAAYETSDVRPQVNGLVLARLFTEGDMVRAGQPLYRIDPSPYQAQVANARAALARARAAIASSAALARRYGELVKINAIARQDYENALTTAAQARADVAAQQAAVRSAQIDLARTTIRAPISGRIGRSLFTTGALVSAAQTQALATIQRLDPIYVDIQQSSADLLKLRQQIMAGQVARDGNARVRLLLEDGTTYPIEGTLRFADVTVDPTTGSQTIRALFGNPRGLLLPGMFVRAQLVEGTQTNAILVPQRAVSRDERGKATVLVIGQGNKAEPRVLETSRTSGDNWIVTSGIKPGDKVIVEGGMMLRPGMPVQGHPWDPNAKPAAGQPGQPGQPQQGGQAQAK is encoded by the coding sequence ATGATGAACAGCCGACACGGAGTGGTGGCGCTGGCGCTGGTGCTGGCGGCCTGCGGCAAGGGCGGCGAACAACCGCCGCAGCAGCAGGGGGCGCAGGGGCCGACGCCGGTCGGTTATGTCGCGGTGACGACGCAGCCGGTGCGGCTGACATCGGAACTGCCCGGCCGTACCGCCGCCTACGAGACGTCCGACGTGCGGCCACAGGTCAACGGCCTCGTCCTCGCGCGGTTGTTCACCGAAGGCGACATGGTGCGGGCCGGCCAGCCGCTCTACCGCATCGATCCCTCGCCCTATCAGGCGCAGGTCGCCAACGCCCGCGCCGCGCTGGCTCGCGCCCGCGCCGCGATCGCATCGAGCGCCGCGCTCGCCCGCCGCTATGGCGAGCTGGTCAAGATCAACGCGATCGCGCGGCAGGATTACGAGAATGCGCTGACCACCGCGGCGCAGGCGCGTGCCGACGTCGCCGCGCAACAGGCGGCGGTGCGCAGCGCGCAGATCGACCTGGCGCGCACGACGATCCGCGCGCCGATCTCCGGCCGCATCGGTCGCTCGCTCTTCACCACCGGCGCGCTCGTCTCGGCGGCGCAGACGCAGGCGCTGGCGACGATCCAGCGGCTCGACCCCATCTACGTCGATATCCAGCAGTCGAGCGCCGACCTGCTCAAGCTGCGCCAGCAGATCATGGCAGGCCAGGTCGCGCGCGACGGCAATGCGCGCGTGCGCCTGCTGCTCGAGGACGGCACCACCTATCCGATCGAGGGGACGTTGCGCTTCGCCGACGTGACGGTCGATCCGACGACGGGTTCGCAGACGATCCGCGCGCTGTTCGGCAATCCGCGCGGCCTGCTGCTGCCCGGGATGTTCGTGCGCGCGCAGCTCGTCGAGGGGACGCAGACCAACGCGATCCTGGTGCCGCAGCGCGCGGTCAGCCGCGACGAGCGTGGCAAGGCGACCGTGCTCGTCATCGGCCAGGGCAACAAGGCCGAACCGCGCGTGCTGGAAACCAGCCGCACTTCGGGCGACAATTGGATCGTCACCAGCGGCATCAAGCCCGGCGACAAGGTCATCGTCGAAGGCGGTATGATGCTGCGCCCCGGCATGCCGGTGCAGGGCCATCCGTGGGATCCCAACGCCAAGCCCGCCGCGGGGCAGCCCGGTCAACCGGGCCAGCCGCAGCAGGGCGGCCAGGCACAGGCGAAGTAA
- a CDS encoding TetR/AcrR family transcriptional regulator, whose amino-acid sequence MTDKTACCPLFHNRAEHRRRLVTDTARKLFMNHGFHATGMAQLAKESGIAVGQIYRDFASKEDIVAAICNADCRTFMLGDQLHDAMEAGDSEGVRAWLRHFVDADDPGGEDRLFAEIVAEATRNERIATIFHALREEMEGKLRAALTMLAPGDALAARRRLLADMIVTLSLGLSYFQLLHKPDGMEALTAKMREVIDREIDALHAAAQAG is encoded by the coding sequence ATGACCGACAAGACCGCGTGTTGCCCCCTTTTCCACAACCGCGCCGAACACCGTCGCCGGCTGGTGACGGATACGGCACGCAAACTGTTCATGAATCACGGTTTTCACGCGACGGGCATGGCACAGCTGGCCAAGGAATCGGGCATCGCGGTCGGCCAGATCTATCGCGATTTCGCGAGCAAGGAAGATATCGTTGCGGCCATCTGCAACGCCGATTGCCGCACGTTCATGCTCGGCGACCAGCTGCACGATGCGATGGAGGCGGGCGATTCGGAGGGCGTGCGTGCCTGGCTGCGCCACTTCGTCGACGCCGACGATCCCGGGGGCGAGGATCGCCTGTTCGCGGAGATCGTCGCGGAGGCGACGCGCAACGAGCGTATCGCCACGATCTTCCACGCGCTGCGCGAGGAGATGGAGGGCAAGCTGCGCGCGGCGCTGACGATGCTCGCGCCGGGCGATGCGCTCGCCGCGCGGCGACGGCTGCTCGCCGACATGATCGTGACGCTGTCGCTGGGGCTCAGCTATTTCCAGCTGCTCCACAAGCCGGACGGGATGGAGGCGCTGACCGCCAAGATGCGCGAGGTGATCGACCGCGAAATCGATGCGCTGCACGCCGCGGCACAGGCGGGCTGA
- a CDS encoding inorganic phosphate transporter: protein MATIASTPAEGRQPLRGPHLDARLHPAGRWIFLAVLIGALGYAGFSVLTDTAEVGEQMATGVFLFLGLALLIALGFEFVNGFHDTANAVATVIYTHALPAPVAVVWSGFFNFLGVLTSSGAVAYSIVTLLPVDLILHVGSLGGFAMIFALLLAAIIWNLATWAAGLPNSSSHALIGSILGVGLANQLLARGLSGTSGVDWHQAQKIFITLLVSPLVGFAGALLLMLVMKRFFRDPTLYREPPADRPPSRGIRGLLIFTCTAVSFAHGSNDGQKGMGLIMLILIGCAPTAYALNRTVPDSATPAYVAEARQAAATFAAHDGNARPASVDAARATITQALSVRRVDQPAVYGALAALSNDVGARIGDYGALSRVPAAAAPNLRADMYLVLDASKQIVADEGAKSRFSAAELDGIKRYGGRLEQGTRYIPLWVKVTVAIALGLGTMVGWKRIVVTVGEKIGKTHLTYGMGVSAELMAASTILLADRLGMPVSTTHVLSSGVAGASVGNGAGLQWRTVRNMATAWFLTLPAAMLLAGLLYWALLTGIRVFAG, encoded by the coding sequence ATGGCAACCATCGCTTCGACCCCGGCAGAAGGCCGCCAGCCTCTGCGCGGCCCGCATCTCGACGCGCGGCTGCATCCCGCCGGACGGTGGATCTTCCTGGCGGTGCTGATCGGCGCGCTCGGCTATGCCGGGTTCAGCGTGTTGACCGACACCGCCGAGGTGGGCGAGCAGATGGCGACAGGGGTCTTCCTGTTCCTCGGCCTCGCGCTGCTGATCGCGCTGGGGTTCGAATTCGTCAACGGCTTCCACGACACCGCCAATGCGGTCGCGACCGTCATCTACACGCATGCGCTGCCTGCACCCGTTGCGGTCGTCTGGTCGGGGTTCTTCAACTTCCTGGGCGTGCTCACTTCATCGGGGGCGGTCGCCTATTCGATCGTCACGCTACTGCCCGTCGACCTGATCCTCCATGTCGGATCGCTGGGCGGCTTTGCGATGATCTTTGCGCTGTTGCTCGCCGCGATCATCTGGAACCTGGCGACCTGGGCGGCGGGGCTGCCCAATTCGTCGAGCCATGCGCTGATCGGATCGATTCTGGGCGTCGGCCTTGCCAACCAGCTGCTCGCGCGCGGGTTGTCGGGCACGTCGGGCGTCGACTGGCACCAGGCGCAGAAAATCTTCATCACCCTGCTCGTCAGTCCGCTGGTCGGTTTCGCGGGCGCGCTGCTGCTGATGCTGGTGATGAAGCGGTTCTTCCGCGACCCCACGCTGTATCGCGAGCCGCCCGCCGATCGTCCGCCCTCGCGCGGGATCCGCGGCCTGCTGATCTTCACCTGCACCGCGGTCAGCTTCGCGCACGGCAGCAACGACGGGCAGAAGGGCATGGGCCTCATCATGCTCATCCTGATCGGCTGCGCGCCGACCGCCTATGCGCTTAACCGCACCGTCCCCGACAGCGCCACCCCCGCCTATGTCGCGGAGGCGCGCCAGGCGGCGGCGACGTTCGCGGCGCATGACGGCAACGCCCGCCCCGCCTCCGTCGACGCGGCGCGCGCGACGATCACGCAAGCCCTGTCGGTGCGGCGGGTCGACCAGCCCGCGGTGTATGGCGCGCTCGCCGCGCTGTCCAACGACGTCGGCGCGCGGATCGGCGATTACGGCGCGCTGAGCCGCGTCCCCGCCGCCGCCGCGCCCAATCTGCGCGCCGACATGTATCTGGTGCTCGACGCGAGCAAGCAGATCGTCGCCGACGAAGGCGCGAAGTCGCGCTTCTCCGCCGCCGAGCTCGACGGGATCAAGCGCTATGGCGGACGACTGGAGCAGGGCACTCGCTACATCCCGCTGTGGGTCAAGGTGACGGTGGCGATCGCGCTCGGCCTCGGCACGATGGTGGGATGGAAGCGGATCGTCGTCACGGTGGGCGAGAAGATCGGCAAGACGCACCTGACCTATGGCATGGGCGTGTCGGCGGAGCTGATGGCGGCGAGCACGATCCTGCTCGCCGACCGGCTGGGCATGCCGGTGTCGACGACGCACGTCCTGTCCTCCGGCGTCGCGGGCGCCTCGGTGGGCAATGGCGCCGGGCTGCAGTGGCGCACGGTGCGCAACATGGCGACGGCGTGGTTCCTGACGCTGCCCGCGGCGATGCTGCTCGCCGGGCTGCTCTATTGGGCGCTGCTCACCGGCATCCGCGTCTTCGCGGGCTGA
- a CDS encoding efflux transporter outer membrane subunit — translation MTRKTILLLAAASATLAGCNMAPKYVRPVGAVPATLPQGGVYPAAASDAPDVTKIGWRSFFTDPRLQRVIALGLDNNRDLRVAAANVLQARAQYRVQRADLVPGTTISGSGTYTNNLFGAVGASGAAAGGAAGGTGAGTGAGTGSGVGTGAGTGGTGASVGTGGSSNLQFYSVNAGFSAFELDLFGRIRNLSRAALEQYFASEEAQRTTRISLIAEIATAWLTLASDQDQLRISEGTLAAFKQTYDLTSAQFRIGVASELEARQAETNYQSARNDIAALKTRIAQDQNALNLLAGTTVTADMLPTGLGTGDATIANLPTGVASDVLLRRPDVLQAEHQLIAQNANIGAARAALFPRISLTATLGTISSALSGLFAGGSFTYTGAPSISAPLFDGGRLRGNLDYAKASQQAAVATYEKTVQTAFREVADALAQRGTIDEQVAAQTARANAASVAARLSDARYRAGVDSFLTTLDAQRTAYAAQQQLVTTRLSRGSNLVELYRSLGGGLE, via the coding sequence ATGACCCGCAAGACCATCCTCCTCCTCGCCGCGGCGAGCGCGACGCTCGCCGGCTGCAACATGGCGCCCAAATACGTGCGCCCGGTCGGCGCGGTGCCGGCGACGCTGCCGCAGGGCGGCGTCTACCCCGCCGCCGCGAGCGACGCGCCCGACGTGACGAAGATCGGCTGGCGCAGCTTCTTCACCGATCCGCGGCTGCAACGCGTGATCGCGCTCGGCCTCGACAACAACCGCGACCTGCGCGTCGCCGCCGCCAACGTGCTGCAGGCGCGCGCGCAATATCGCGTCCAGCGCGCCGATCTCGTGCCGGGTACGACGATCAGCGGGTCGGGCACCTACACCAACAACCTGTTCGGCGCGGTGGGCGCATCGGGCGCCGCCGCCGGCGGGGCCGCCGGTGGTACGGGCGCCGGAACGGGCGCGGGCACCGGCTCTGGCGTCGGCACCGGTGCGGGTACCGGCGGCACCGGCGCCTCGGTCGGCACCGGCGGCTCGTCGAATTTGCAGTTCTATTCGGTCAATGCGGGCTTCTCCGCCTTCGAGCTCGACCTGTTCGGCCGTATCCGCAACCTCAGCCGTGCCGCGCTCGAACAATATTTCGCCAGCGAAGAGGCGCAGCGCACGACGCGGATCAGCCTGATCGCGGAGATCGCCACCGCCTGGCTGACGCTCGCGTCGGATCAGGACCAGCTGCGCATCTCGGAAGGGACGCTGGCCGCGTTCAAGCAGACGTACGACCTCACCAGCGCGCAATTCCGCATCGGTGTCGCCTCGGAACTGGAGGCGCGCCAGGCGGAAACCAATTATCAGTCCGCGCGCAACGACATCGCCGCGCTCAAGACGCGCATCGCGCAGGATCAGAATGCGCTCAACCTGCTCGCCGGCACGACCGTCACCGCCGACATGCTGCCGACGGGGCTGGGCACGGGCGACGCGACGATCGCCAACCTGCCGACGGGCGTTGCCTCCGACGTGCTGCTCCGCCGCCCCGACGTGCTTCAGGCGGAGCATCAGCTGATCGCGCAGAACGCCAATATCGGCGCGGCGCGCGCGGCGCTGTTCCCGCGCATCTCGCTGACCGCGACGCTCGGCACGATCAGCAGCGCGCTCAGCGGCCTCTTCGCCGGCGGCAGCTTCACCTACACCGGCGCACCCTCGATCTCGGCACCTTTGTTCGACGGCGGCCGCCTGCGCGGCAACCTCGACTATGCGAAGGCGTCGCAGCAGGCGGCGGTCGCGACCTACGAAAAGACGGTGCAGACCGCGTTCCGCGAGGTCGCCGACGCGCTGGCGCAGCGCGGCACGATCGACGAACAGGTCGCGGCGCAGACCGCCCGCGCCAATGCGGCGAGCGTCGCTGCGCGCCTGTCCGACGCGCGCTATCGCGCGGGCGTCGACTCCTTCCTCACCACGCTCGACGCGCAGCGTACCGCTTATGCCGCGCAGCAGCAGCTGGTGACGACGCGCCTGTCGCGCGGCAGCAACCTCGTCGAACTTTACCGCTCGCTCGGTGGCGGCCTGGAATGA
- a CDS encoding UDP-2,3-diacylglucosamine diphosphatase has product MTFDPTTADRAEAGAAILSFVSHRPTTPEKTDIARRRYRTIWISDVHLGTRGCNADMLIDFLDRVDSDILYLVGDIVDGWQLKKRFYWPAAHNDVVWRLLKRAKRGTQVTYIPGNHDEMFRQFAGMNFGGVAIRRKAIHRTVDGRRLLVLHGDEFDAITLGHRWIALLGDSAYTALMAVNRWTNVVRRKLGRPYWSLSKHAKAKVKNAVAFISKFEEVVAHAAGSRGVDGVVCGHIHTAEIREIGNVTYYNDGDWVEGCTALVEHFDGTMEVLHWADEIAAREAADRAAAIAA; this is encoded by the coding sequence ATGACGTTCGACCCGACGACCGCCGATCGTGCCGAAGCCGGCGCCGCGATCCTTTCCTTCGTCTCGCATCGCCCGACGACGCCGGAAAAGACCGATATCGCGCGTCGCCGCTATCGCACGATCTGGATCAGCGACGTCCATCTCGGCACGCGCGGCTGCAACGCCGACATGCTGATCGACTTCCTCGACCGCGTCGACAGCGACATCCTGTATCTGGTCGGCGACATCGTCGACGGCTGGCAGCTCAAGAAGCGCTTCTACTGGCCCGCCGCGCACAATGACGTCGTCTGGCGGCTGCTGAAGCGCGCCAAGCGCGGTACGCAGGTCACCTATATCCCCGGCAACCACGACGAGATGTTCCGCCAATTCGCGGGCATGAACTTCGGCGGCGTCGCGATCCGGCGCAAGGCGATCCACCGCACCGTCGATGGCCGCCGCCTGCTGGTGCTGCACGGCGACGAATTCGACGCGATCACGCTCGGCCATCGCTGGATCGCGCTGCTCGGCGACAGCGCCTACACCGCGCTGATGGCGGTCAACCGCTGGACCAACGTCGTGCGCCGCAAGCTCGGCCGCCCCTATTGGTCGCTGTCGAAGCATGCCAAGGCGAAGGTGAAGAACGCCGTCGCCTTCATCTCGAAGTTCGAGGAAGTCGTCGCGCATGCCGCCGGATCGCGCGGCGTCGACGGCGTGGTGTGCGGGCATATCCACACCGCTGAGATCCGCGAGATCGGCAACGTCACCTATTACAACGACGGCGACTGGGTGGAGGGCTGCACCGCGCTGGTCGAGCATTTCGACGGCACGATGGAGGTGCTGCACTGGGCGGACGAGATCGCCGCGCGCGAGGCGGCCGACCGCGCCGCCGCGATCGCCGCCTGA
- a CDS encoding glycosyltransferase family 4 protein, with translation MRIAIVTDAWQPQVNGVVRTLTATKAELEAMGHEVLVVSPDRFATLPCPTYPEIRLALTGRGGVGRLIRAFDPDAIHISTEGPLGLAARRWCLSRSLRFTTAYHTQFPDYLAKRTGVSAEVFWRYIRWFHRPAEAILASTASVDTVLGAQGLHHTRRWGRGVDLSLFTPDGTHDPAIAGLPGPVQLYVGRVAVEKNIEGFLTTNHPGTKVVVGDGPAREALAARYPAAHFVGPRFGPALAAAYRSADVFVFPSRTDTFGLVMIEALACGTPVAALPAPGPVDVLSDDVGAIDETLDVAIAAALDRDRAACTAYARRFTWTASATQFLDALAPIRPVARRAA, from the coding sequence ATGCGGATCGCGATCGTCACCGACGCGTGGCAGCCGCAGGTCAACGGCGTCGTCCGCACGCTGACCGCGACCAAGGCGGAACTGGAGGCGATGGGGCACGAGGTGCTCGTCGTCTCGCCCGACCGCTTCGCCACGCTCCCCTGCCCGACCTATCCCGAAATCCGGTTGGCGCTGACCGGGCGCGGCGGCGTCGGGCGGCTGATCCGCGCGTTCGATCCCGACGCGATCCACATTTCGACCGAAGGACCGCTGGGCCTCGCCGCGCGGCGCTGGTGCCTGTCGCGCAGCCTTCGCTTCACCACCGCCTATCACACGCAATTTCCCGATTATCTCGCCAAGCGGACGGGGGTGAGCGCGGAGGTGTTCTGGCGCTACATCCGCTGGTTCCACCGCCCGGCGGAGGCGATCCTCGCCTCGACGGCGTCGGTCGACACGGTGCTCGGCGCGCAGGGCCTGCACCATACGCGGCGCTGGGGCCGAGGGGTCGATTTGTCGCTGTTCACGCCCGATGGCACGCACGACCCGGCGATCGCCGGCCTGCCGGGGCCGGTGCAGCTCTACGTCGGCCGCGTCGCGGTGGAAAAGAACATCGAGGGGTTCCTGACGACGAACCATCCCGGCACGAAGGTGGTGGTGGGCGACGGCCCCGCGCGCGAGGCGCTGGCGGCGCGCTATCCGGCGGCGCATTTCGTCGGCCCCCGCTTCGGCCCGGCGCTCGCCGCCGCCTATCGCAGCGCCGACGTCTTCGTCTTCCCCAGCCGCACCGACACGTTCGGCCTGGTGATGATCGAGGCGCTGGCGTGCGGCACCCCGGTCGCGGCGCTGCCCGCACCGGGGCCGGTCGATGTGCTGAGCGACGACGTCGGCGCGATCGACGAGACGCTCGACGTCGCGATCGCCGCGGCGCTGGATCGCGACCGGGCCGCCTGCACCGCCTATGCGCGCCGCTTCACCTGGACGGCCAGCGCGACGCAGTTTCTCGACGCCCTCGCCCCGATCCGCCCGGTCGCCCGCCGCGCGGCGTGA